In Ignavibacteriota bacterium, the genomic window TCGGGAATTGATGGAATTAAGATGATAAAAGAAAAGCATCCGGAAATCAACATCATCATGCTGACGGTCTATAACGACCCGCATCGTATATTCGATTCGCTGTGTGCGGGCGCTTCCGGCTATTTGTTAAAGAACACTCCGTTTGAACAAATCAAAGAAGCAATCAAGGAAGTGTATGATGGCGGCGCGCCGATGTCTAAACAGATTGCGCGGAAGGTAATTGATTTCTTTACGCCGGGAAGAACGCCGAACGAATTTCTCGCTCAACCATCTCCACAGAAAACAGAATCTCCTCTCACCGATAAAGAAAAGCAAGTCGTTGTCGGTTTAGTTGATGGTTTAAGTTACAAAATGATTGCCGACCGGATGAATATCTCCATCGAAACGATACGCTTTCATATCAAGAATGTGTATGAGAAACTTCATGTACACTCGAAGGGAGAGGTTATTGCAAAGTCCCTTCGTGGAGAAATTTGATTTCTGATTTCCGTCAGCGGAGGTGCGAGGGCGCAGGGTGCAAGGGAGAATAAATATTAGCAATCCAATACTCCACCACTCCAACACTCCAATTTTCCCGTTCTCCCTCGCTCCAGCTCCTCCGCGCTCTACCGATTCCAAGTAACTGAAAAAATCTCAAAAAAGAGAAACCTACATGTTTATGGGGTTGATTCGCGCTTGATTTTTTCTTTCCTTGTATTGAGTTTTACTCATTTTTCTATTTCATTTAAGGATTCGATACATGAAACGTGTTATTCTTTTTCAAATAATCTTTTTCGCTCTCGCTTCGTTCTTTGCATTGGGGCAAATACCAAAACGGATTTCGTATCAAGGTGTGCTTACAACCGCAGGCGGTGCGCCCGCGACCGATGGCAGTTATGAAATACTTTTTAATCTGTATGATGTGCAAAGTGGCGGCACTGCAATATTTACAGAAACACATTTGACTGTAGCAGTTGCGCGCGGAACATTCAAAGCAATACTTGGTTCTGTAACAACAATGAATCTTCCCTTCGACAGAACGTATTATTTGGAAATGACCGTGAACGCCGGTCCGGGAATTTCATCACCGATAACATTTCCCCGTTCAGAGTTTACAAGTTCTCCCTATTCTCTTCGCGCTGATACTTCCCTCTATGCAACACAAGCATCTCCGACAGGAACAGCAGGCGGAGATTTAACAGGTTCCTATCCGAATCCGACAATTGCAAACTCTGCGATTACATTATCGAAGATTAATACAAGCGGCGCGGCTTCCGGTCAAGCGTTGATGTTCAACGGCTCGAATGCCGTCTGGAGTACACCGTCAAGTTCCGGAGGTGGAAGTTTTACACTCCCGTTTGCTGATACAGTCGCGGCAGATACA contains:
- a CDS encoding response regulator transcription factor, which encodes MISVAIVEDEEEIRLGIQRFLNRQKDFLCEVAVESVEDFLPHLNDESLPDVILMDIGLPGMSGIDGIKMIKEKHPEINIIMLTVYNDPHRIFDSLCAGASGYLLKNTPFEQIKEAIKEVYDGGAPMSKQIARKVIDFFTPGRTPNEFLAQPSPQKTESPLTDKEKQVVVGLVDGLSYKMIADRMNISIETIRFHIKNVYEKLHVHSKGEVIAKSLRGEI